The proteins below come from a single Nitrospiraceae bacterium genomic window:
- the rpsT gene encoding 30S ribosomal protein S20: protein MANRHQSAIKAARQTLKRQERNRSIMRRVRTFIKKVHGAVKENKGDEAKASLREATSELHKAVTKGTLHRNTASRWVSRLASRVNALSPK from the coding sequence ATGGCTAATCGACATCAATCAGCAATCAAAGCAGCTCGGCAAACTCTGAAGCGCCAGGAACGCAACCGGTCTATCATGCGACGCGTCAGAACCTTTATCAAGAAAGTTCATGGAGCGGTCAAAGAGAACAAGGGCGACGAGGCCAAGGCTTCTTTGCGAGAAGCGACCTCTGAGCTGCATAAAGCCGTAACCAAAGGCACGCTTCATCGGAACACCGCCTCTCGTTGGGTTTCCCGTCTCGCATCCCGCGTCAACGCACTCTCACCCAAATAA
- a CDS encoding VOC family protein, producing the protein MRVKKLLHTRMRVSDMEQTLGFYREVLGLEVVEQKVSPRGSHLAFLAVPNSEELIELCSFPSSGTVKVQEDLVHLAFEVEDLEQTIQELQAKGVPITDGPTRSSSGSRFIFIDAPDGYEIELIQRPAGVAIV; encoded by the coding sequence ATGCGGGTGAAAAAACTGTTGCATACGCGAATGCGGGTGAGTGACATGGAGCAGACGCTGGGTTTTTATCGTGAGGTCCTTGGGTTGGAAGTCGTGGAGCAAAAGGTGTCGCCACGAGGCTCCCATCTGGCATTTTTGGCTGTCCCCAATAGTGAGGAATTGATTGAGTTGTGCAGTTTCCCGAGTAGCGGGACGGTTAAGGTCCAAGAGGATCTTGTGCATTTGGCCTTTGAAGTGGAGGATTTGGAACAGACGATTCAGGAACTCCAAGCCAAAGGTGTGCCGATCACGGATGGCCCCACCCGATCTTCATCCGGCAGCCGGTTTATTTTTATCGATGCGCCGGATGGCTATGAAATTGAGTTAATACAACGACCAGCGGGAGTTGCCATCGTCTGA
- the uvrC gene encoding excinuclease ABC subunit UvrC — MMEKPTGTSQVLSDQPGRLSGILNNLPRQPGVYLFKDRRGDIIYIGKAAVLSDRVRSYFQHAADLTPKNRVLYSQIAEMETIVTHSEFEALILESNLIKRHRPRFNVVLRDDKQYPYLRLPIHDDFPRLSIVRRVKQDKALYFGPYVPTGAMRDTLKVIRKVFPLATCTIDINGSAERACLEFEIKRCMAPCTGNQTKEDYHQIVKQVRWFLEGRDTELLESLRSAMQDAAEREAFEEAARLRDQIGNIERMLAKQRVAQISAREQDIVGLARIGGAVDVQMLFVRGGLLIGRRDFFWSDAHDVTDEELVRSTLEQFYAKTVVPPKEVLLPVGFDDQSLVQRWLSEKKEEAVRVLVPERGGKYELLQLAQENAAVALNEHLRVQTESSESVEELRSLLMLPQIPTRIECFDISNTMGTYSVASMVVWEQGRMKKSDYRRFRIKTVEGANDFASMHEVMKRRYGGSLANKPGKTLPKPDLVVIDGGAGQLGAAMEAMAAVGLSQVAICGLAKAKGDKDERIFLPGRKTPIILPLKSPATRLVQTIRDEAHRFAITFHRKLRGDAMIPLPSPLRSPKSSKGSS; from the coding sequence ATGATGGAAAAACCCACGGGCACTTCTCAGGTCCTCTCGGACCAACCAGGTCGCTTGAGCGGAATATTGAATAACCTTCCCAGGCAACCAGGAGTCTATCTTTTTAAGGATCGACGAGGCGACATTATCTATATTGGAAAAGCCGCCGTGTTATCGGACCGAGTGCGATCGTATTTTCAACATGCGGCTGATCTCACTCCTAAAAACCGGGTGCTGTATTCGCAGATTGCGGAGATGGAAACGATCGTCACCCACTCGGAATTCGAAGCTCTCATTTTGGAAAGTAATCTGATCAAGCGGCATCGCCCACGGTTTAATGTGGTCCTCCGGGATGATAAACAATATCCCTATCTCCGGTTGCCGATTCACGATGATTTCCCGAGGCTGTCGATCGTCCGCCGGGTCAAACAGGATAAGGCGTTATATTTTGGTCCGTATGTCCCTACGGGAGCTATGCGCGACACCCTGAAAGTTATTCGCAAGGTGTTCCCCCTGGCCACTTGCACGATCGATATTAATGGAAGCGCTGAGCGGGCATGCCTGGAATTTGAAATCAAGCGTTGCATGGCACCTTGCACGGGAAATCAGACAAAGGAAGACTACCATCAGATTGTGAAGCAGGTTCGTTGGTTTTTAGAAGGACGGGACACGGAATTGCTCGAGTCCTTACGATCAGCCATGCAGGACGCGGCGGAGCGGGAAGCGTTCGAAGAAGCCGCTCGGCTGCGTGATCAGATTGGAAACATTGAGCGGATGTTGGCCAAACAACGGGTGGCACAAATCAGCGCCCGTGAACAGGATATCGTGGGATTGGCCAGAATCGGAGGGGCAGTTGATGTCCAGATGTTGTTTGTGCGAGGGGGCCTGTTAATTGGCCGTCGTGATTTTTTCTGGTCCGACGCTCACGACGTCACCGATGAGGAGCTGGTGAGGTCGACGCTCGAACAGTTTTATGCCAAAACCGTCGTGCCTCCCAAAGAGGTGTTGCTTCCTGTGGGGTTTGACGATCAATCGCTGGTCCAGCGGTGGTTGTCCGAGAAAAAAGAAGAAGCCGTGCGTGTGCTGGTTCCTGAGCGAGGGGGTAAATATGAATTGCTCCAGCTCGCACAGGAAAATGCGGCGGTGGCTCTCAATGAACATCTTCGGGTGCAAACCGAATCCAGTGAGTCGGTGGAAGAGCTTCGGTCGCTCTTAATGTTGCCGCAGATTCCGACCCGCATTGAATGTTTTGATATCTCCAATACCATGGGGACCTATTCAGTGGCGTCCATGGTGGTTTGGGAACAGGGCAGAATGAAGAAGTCGGACTATCGGCGATTTCGGATTAAAACGGTAGAAGGCGCCAACGACTTTGCCAGTATGCATGAAGTGATGAAACGCCGATATGGCGGATCGTTGGCCAACAAACCAGGAAAAACCCTACCGAAGCCGGATCTGGTGGTGATTGATGGTGGAGCCGGACAATTAGGCGCGGCCATGGAAGCGATGGCAGCCGTTGGTCTCTCACAGGTCGCGATTTGTGGTTTAGCTAAAGCGAAGGGTGACAAAGACGAACGGATTTTTCTGCCGGGTCGGAAGACCCCTATCATCCTGCCCCTGAAATCACCGGCAACACGGCTGGTCCAAACCATTCGAGATGAAGCCCATCGCTTTGCTATCACCTTTCATCGCAAACTGCGGGGTGACGCGATGATTCCTCTTCCTTCACCACTGCGTTCCCCAAAATCTTCGAAGGGGAGTTCCTAG
- a CDS encoding site-specific integrase: MAGTRRTLIRKEEGIFAYRVAGGERFAVRMEYRGQDVRKFGFGTISKARHWRDTRKGRALEGRLFPEQEARRQEEALKQRDAETEQQRRDAEAAAVVTLKAYGETFMKAKRAAGLKHTTIKRYDSILRIHLTPAFGALPLAEVTRGKVRELVSSLSEDGRKPKTIKNVLLCLSALFTEALEDGHVQHNPALKTSKLIKTGKCGEEVDTFSHEEECRVLQTTKEKYPHYYPFILLLFRTGMREGEAVALRPEDLDLRKRYVWVQRNFTAGQLSNTPKSRQKRKVDLAHDLVAVLRDYLVVREAEAMLNERTAEEWLFTTPGGDMIRSNNFRDRVWKPLLRAAGIPYRWIHATRHAFASRMILSGANVVYVQRQLGHASIQLTVDTYTHWLKESERGQNLEVDRLSTPFGDGVGTLPGTLNGVKTHDIERNEEKWGE; encoded by the coding sequence ATGGCGGGAACACGCCGAACGTTGATTCGAAAGGAAGAGGGGATTTTTGCCTACCGGGTTGCCGGGGGGGAGCGGTTTGCCGTTCGCATGGAATACCGGGGGCAGGATGTACGGAAGTTTGGCTTTGGCACGATATCCAAGGCGCGGCACTGGCGAGATACCCGCAAGGGGCGAGCCTTAGAAGGCAGACTATTCCCCGAACAGGAAGCCCGGCGACAAGAAGAGGCCCTGAAGCAACGGGACGCCGAAACGGAACAACAACGCCGGGACGCTGAAGCGGCCGCAGTGGTGACGCTCAAGGCTTACGGCGAAACGTTTATGAAAGCCAAACGAGCCGCAGGGCTGAAACATACGACAATAAAACGATACGACAGCATTTTGAGGATTCACTTAACCCCGGCCTTTGGAGCACTGCCCCTAGCTGAAGTGACCAGGGGCAAGGTGCGGGAACTGGTGTCCTCCTTGAGTGAGGATGGGCGTAAGCCCAAGACCATTAAAAACGTTTTGCTTTGTTTGTCGGCGCTGTTTACCGAAGCCCTTGAGGATGGGCATGTTCAGCACAACCCGGCGTTAAAAACATCCAAGCTTATTAAGACCGGCAAATGTGGAGAAGAGGTGGACACGTTTAGCCACGAGGAAGAATGCCGGGTGCTCCAGACCACCAAGGAGAAATACCCCCACTATTACCCGTTTATTTTGCTGCTGTTTCGCACAGGTATGCGAGAGGGGGAAGCCGTGGCATTGCGGCCGGAAGATCTGGACTTGCGGAAGCGGTATGTGTGGGTCCAACGCAACTTCACGGCAGGGCAACTCTCAAACACCCCGAAGAGCCGCCAGAAACGCAAGGTCGACTTAGCACACGATCTGGTCGCGGTTTTGAGGGATTACCTGGTAGTCCGTGAAGCCGAGGCCATGTTGAATGAGCGGACAGCCGAGGAATGGTTATTTACTACGCCGGGCGGAGATATGATCCGGTCGAATAACTTTCGAGATCGTGTGTGGAAACCGCTTTTAAGGGCGGCGGGGATCCCATATCGGTGGATCCATGCTACCCGGCATGCCTTCGCTAGTCGAATGATTCTAAGCGGAGCGAATGTGGTCTATGTTCAACGGCAGCTCGGTCACGCCAGTATTCAACTGACAGTGGATACATACACCCACTGGTTGAAAGAATCTGAACGGGGGCAGAACCTTGAAGTTGACCGCTTGAGTACCCCTTTCGGGGATGGAGTCGGCACTTTACCCGGCACTCTCAACGGGGTCAAAACACATGACATTGAAAGAAATGAAGAAAAATGGGGTGAGTGA
- a CDS encoding outer membrane protein transport protein, which produces MIIPQTVRAEGFRILDHGASATGQGAAFTAQADDASALHYNPAGMTQLQGIQFYAGTLLIGGTVRFNSDLGPTVKGGVGGTISTPPPSSLFLTAHLPALGLDNLPNWTVGIGVTTPYALNIEYPDDSLISPILTRASLPLIDIKPTLAYKVNDYISVGGGLDIYTFASFLGEGQAELQQNAAPGNPFGIPAGTGLEANGTDTALGFNASVLWTPFRNPDGHPLLNLAFVYRNGPNLDLKGDFLAGGTRLAGASTNIELPDIYTWAIAGWPLRNAQHEWKVEVDLDYADWSGFKDLNLQLSNGAVIQNPRNYGDAWVLMVGTEFKALSPSALPHWNVAFRTGYVRSESPIPDRTFEPAVPDSDFNAFSAGLGFLCHAPGKFLGILPCDIFGAKAIGMDLAYQALLYDERNVQNNQQPLLNGKWDTTLHVGALSVRMNF; this is translated from the coding sequence ATCATCATTCCTCAAACAGTTCGCGCGGAAGGATTTCGTATTCTCGATCATGGCGCTTCGGCTACCGGCCAAGGCGCTGCGTTTACCGCCCAAGCCGATGATGCCTCAGCCCTGCACTACAATCCAGCAGGGATGACCCAGTTACAAGGCATTCAATTTTATGCAGGGACTCTCTTGATCGGAGGCACCGTCCGATTCAACAGCGACCTCGGACCAACCGTGAAGGGTGGTGTTGGCGGGACAATCTCCACTCCCCCACCCAGTTCATTATTTCTCACTGCTCACCTTCCTGCCTTAGGCCTGGACAATCTCCCGAATTGGACCGTAGGCATTGGTGTCACCACCCCGTATGCCCTGAATATCGAATACCCCGATGATAGCCTGATTTCTCCCATACTCACGAGAGCGTCCCTTCCCCTTATCGATATCAAGCCCACTCTCGCCTACAAGGTAAATGACTATATCTCTGTAGGAGGCGGTCTGGATATTTATACCTTTGCCAGCTTTTTGGGAGAAGGTCAGGCAGAGCTCCAACAGAATGCGGCACCAGGCAATCCGTTTGGTATACCCGCTGGGACAGGCCTGGAAGCGAACGGGACCGACACCGCCCTGGGATTTAATGCCAGTGTCCTCTGGACACCCTTCCGCAATCCAGACGGTCATCCACTCCTCAATCTTGCATTTGTCTATCGGAACGGACCCAATTTGGACCTCAAAGGAGATTTTTTAGCCGGTGGAACCCGCCTTGCCGGTGCATCCACGAACATTGAACTTCCCGATATCTACACGTGGGCCATCGCCGGATGGCCTCTTCGAAATGCGCAACATGAATGGAAAGTCGAAGTGGATCTCGATTATGCGGATTGGTCCGGATTCAAAGACCTCAACCTGCAACTTTCTAATGGAGCGGTCATCCAAAATCCCCGCAACTATGGAGATGCCTGGGTACTCATGGTGGGAACGGAATTCAAAGCCCTCTCTCCTTCTGCGCTCCCTCATTGGAATGTGGCCTTTCGAACGGGATACGTCAGATCAGAAAGTCCCATTCCCGACCGGACATTCGAACCGGCGGTTCCAGATTCCGATTTTAATGCTTTTTCAGCCGGGCTGGGCTTTCTCTGCCATGCTCCAGGAAAATTTTTGGGGATCCTCCCTTGTGACATTTTTGGGGCAAAAGCCATCGGGATGGATTTAGCCTATCAAGCCTTGCTGTATGATGAGCGGAATGTTCAGAATAACCAACAACCTCTCTTAAACGGCAAATGGGATACTACTTTACACGTCGGAGCCTTATCCGTGCGAATGAATTTCTAA
- the holA gene encoding DNA polymerase III subunit delta, with product MKIHDLQSQINRHGLSPLYLVIGEEPYFRDQALSMLRVAGQEKNASKLSDPSAAHDSSQMFHVDVVYGDETDASEILAISEEASFFSSRRLLIIKWADKLSARDGEALIPYFQNPNETTTMVMTAAKLDGRTKWVQELKKRGTVVECAPLFEGQRAGWVTQRARELGLQLEDSALEILKDQVAEGLYGTAGELEKLVAFMPEGHRVRAQDVETVRGKPPGISVFDWSEAVARGDQGRALDIVAKNLETGEAPLRMLGAFLWQMRKIWKTHELMQEGYDAGQATRQAGIPPFRTREFIQQVQRWKQSHLRRAWELFAQADSALKGGRASRPKLILDDLVIQLCRATKAGQGSKVAGGRMKSHKA from the coding sequence GTGAAAATTCATGACCTTCAAAGTCAGATCAACCGGCATGGATTATCTCCCCTGTATTTGGTGATTGGGGAAGAGCCCTATTTCCGCGATCAGGCTTTGAGCATGCTTCGTGTGGCAGGTCAGGAAAAGAATGCTTCAAAGTTATCGGACCCTTCAGCGGCCCATGATTCCTCCCAGATGTTTCATGTCGATGTCGTTTATGGCGATGAGACCGATGCCTCCGAAATATTAGCCATTTCGGAAGAGGCCTCGTTTTTTTCATCGAGACGACTCCTCATCATAAAATGGGCAGATAAGCTCTCTGCTCGTGATGGGGAAGCTCTCATACCCTATTTTCAGAATCCCAATGAAACGACCACGATGGTTATGACTGCAGCAAAATTAGACGGGCGGACGAAGTGGGTGCAAGAGCTTAAAAAGCGGGGGACGGTGGTGGAATGCGCTCCCCTATTTGAGGGGCAAAGAGCAGGGTGGGTCACGCAGCGAGCGCGAGAGTTAGGCTTGCAGTTGGAAGACAGTGCCCTTGAGATATTGAAGGATCAGGTTGCCGAAGGGTTGTATGGGACGGCCGGTGAATTAGAGAAATTGGTGGCGTTCATGCCGGAAGGCCATCGGGTTCGGGCACAAGACGTGGAAACGGTCAGAGGAAAACCGCCGGGTATTTCGGTGTTTGATTGGTCGGAAGCCGTTGCCCGAGGGGATCAGGGGCGGGCATTGGATATTGTGGCCAAAAACTTAGAAACCGGCGAAGCCCCCTTACGTATGTTAGGTGCCTTTCTGTGGCAGATGCGGAAGATCTGGAAAACGCATGAGCTGATGCAAGAAGGGTATGATGCGGGACAGGCTACACGCCAAGCAGGGATTCCTCCGTTTCGGACGCGGGAATTTATCCAGCAGGTTCAGCGGTGGAAGCAATCCCACCTCCGTCGAGCATGGGAATTATTCGCTCAAGCTGATTCGGCTCTTAAAGGAGGGCGGGCATCACGTCCGAAGCTCATTTTGGATGACCTGGTTATCCAGCTTTGCCGGGCCACCAAAGCCGGTCAAGGCAGCAAGGTCGCAGGTGGACGCATGAAATCTCACAAGGCGTGA
- a CDS encoding leucine--tRNA ligase, with product MAHTYDHQAVEAKWQAYWDQSGTFQVQEDSDKPKYYCLEMFPYPSGRIHMGHVRVYAIGDVVARYKTMRGYNVLHPMGWDAFGLPAENAAIEKGVHPNAWTQENVAYMKGQLQRMGLSYDWDREVNTSQPEYYRWNQWIFVKMVERGLAYRKRSAVNWCLSCETVLANEQVLAQEGKDGGVCWRCESVVIQKELEQWFFRITSYAQELLDGCERLATWPARVLAMQRHWIGRSEGVELDFPLAETVDGLQAIRVFTTRPDTIHGATFMSLAPESPLVEQLIEGRPEAAGVREFVTRVSRVDKATRTAADRDKEGVFTGAYAINPFTKERIPIWVANFVLYEYGTGAIMAVPAHDQRDFEFAKTYQIPVRLVIQDPEGRLGSEALESAYEEQDNAGLLVNSGNFSGMSVSQAKQAIGEYVETQGWGKRTINFRLRDWGISRQRYWGTPIPMLYCDCCGIVPVPEGDLPVLLPDDVPFTGKGGSPLKESPSFSQATCPTCGGPARRETDTMDTFVDSSWYFLRYCSPKDTTQAVNPQAAQHWMAVDQYVGGIEHAVLHLLYARFFTKVLRDLGLTTADEPFIHLLTQGMVTKETYWCEAHRWMLPTEIKKEGERRVCMHCGRNIVTGRTEKMSKSKKNIASPEDLCERYGADTARMFSLFAAPPEKDLEWSDTGVEGCYRFLNRVWRLVQDLLPVVNGVASNPGSGESELLPQLQRATHQTIKKVTEDFERGFQFNTAIAALMEFVNELYKFWKEFPGESLTARERAEWRTTLETLVVLLAPFAPHLTEELWELLGKRPGMSRQAWPDFDPVLVARAEWTIPLQVNGKLRSKIVVPAGSTQEQIIAVAQADPKLVEWLQGKAARKIIYVEQKLVNFVI from the coding sequence ATGGCGCATACCTACGATCATCAGGCTGTTGAAGCAAAGTGGCAGGCATATTGGGATCAATCCGGAACTTTCCAGGTTCAGGAAGATTCGGACAAGCCCAAATATTATTGTTTGGAGATGTTTCCCTATCCCTCGGGCCGGATACACATGGGCCATGTTCGCGTGTATGCCATCGGGGATGTCGTGGCCCGCTATAAAACCATGCGCGGGTATAACGTGTTGCACCCGATGGGATGGGATGCTTTCGGATTGCCGGCAGAGAATGCTGCGATTGAAAAAGGGGTGCACCCCAACGCCTGGACTCAGGAAAATGTGGCCTATATGAAAGGACAACTTCAGCGGATGGGGCTGTCCTATGATTGGGATCGGGAGGTGAATACCTCTCAGCCTGAATATTACCGCTGGAATCAATGGATCTTTGTGAAAATGGTTGAGCGTGGACTGGCGTATCGAAAACGCTCGGCAGTGAACTGGTGTCTTTCTTGTGAAACGGTCTTGGCGAATGAGCAGGTGTTGGCCCAAGAAGGCAAAGACGGAGGCGTCTGCTGGCGATGCGAGTCGGTCGTCATTCAAAAAGAATTGGAGCAGTGGTTTTTCCGGATTACGTCCTATGCTCAGGAATTATTGGACGGCTGTGAGCGGTTGGCGACCTGGCCGGCTCGTGTGCTGGCTATGCAGCGGCATTGGATTGGGCGGAGCGAAGGGGTGGAGCTGGATTTTCCCTTAGCGGAGACCGTAGACGGGCTGCAGGCAATCCGGGTGTTTACCACCAGACCGGATACTATTCATGGTGCCACCTTCATGAGCCTTGCTCCGGAATCGCCCCTGGTCGAACAATTGATAGAGGGGAGACCTGAGGCCGCCGGGGTTCGGGAGTTTGTGACTCGTGTGTCTCGTGTGGATAAAGCGACGCGTACGGCCGCTGATCGGGACAAAGAAGGCGTGTTTACCGGCGCCTACGCTATCAATCCGTTTACCAAGGAGCGTATCCCGATTTGGGTGGCGAATTTTGTGTTGTATGAATATGGGACGGGCGCGATTATGGCCGTTCCCGCTCATGACCAACGAGATTTTGAATTCGCGAAAACCTATCAGATCCCGGTTCGGCTGGTGATTCAAGATCCGGAAGGCCGACTGGGCTCCGAAGCCCTGGAATCGGCGTATGAAGAACAGGATAACGCCGGACTCTTGGTGAACTCGGGGAATTTTTCCGGCATGTCCGTGTCGCAAGCCAAACAGGCCATCGGCGAATATGTGGAAACGCAGGGATGGGGAAAGCGAACCATCAATTTCCGGTTAAGAGATTGGGGTATCTCGCGGCAACGCTATTGGGGGACGCCCATTCCGATGTTGTATTGTGATTGTTGTGGCATCGTCCCGGTTCCCGAAGGTGACCTGCCGGTGCTGCTGCCTGATGATGTGCCGTTCACCGGGAAAGGTGGATCCCCCCTTAAGGAATCCCCCTCGTTTTCACAAGCCACCTGTCCCACGTGTGGTGGTCCGGCACGCCGCGAAACCGATACCATGGATACCTTTGTGGATTCGTCCTGGTACTTCCTCCGCTATTGCTCGCCCAAGGACACCACACAAGCCGTGAACCCCCAAGCCGCACAACATTGGATGGCGGTGGATCAATATGTCGGCGGAATCGAGCATGCCGTGTTGCATCTCTTGTATGCGCGCTTCTTCACCAAAGTCTTGCGGGACCTGGGTCTCACGACGGCCGATGAGCCCTTCATCCATTTGCTCACCCAAGGTATGGTGACCAAGGAAACCTACTGGTGCGAAGCACATCGATGGATGCTTCCCACCGAAATCAAAAAAGAGGGCGAGCGGCGGGTCTGTATGCACTGTGGGCGGAATATTGTGACAGGCCGTACCGAGAAGATGTCCAAGTCTAAAAAGAATATTGCTTCCCCTGAGGACTTGTGTGAGCGCTATGGGGCGGACACGGCCAGAATGTTTTCGTTATTTGCCGCACCACCGGAAAAGGATTTGGAATGGAGCGATACCGGAGTGGAAGGGTGCTACCGGTTTCTCAACCGGGTCTGGCGGTTGGTGCAGGATCTCCTTCCGGTCGTGAATGGGGTGGCTTCCAATCCGGGGTCAGGGGAGTCGGAGCTGCTTCCCCAATTGCAGAGAGCGACGCATCAGACGATTAAAAAGGTCACAGAAGATTTTGAGCGGGGCTTTCAATTTAACACCGCCATTGCGGCTCTTATGGAATTTGTGAATGAGTTGTATAAGTTTTGGAAAGAATTTCCAGGAGAGTCCTTAACTGCTCGCGAGCGGGCGGAGTGGCGAACAACGCTGGAAACGTTAGTGGTGCTGCTGGCACCCTTCGCTCCGCATCTGACTGAGGAGTTGTGGGAACTCTTAGGGAAGCGTCCAGGGATGAGCCGGCAGGCGTGGCCCGACTTTGATCCCGTTCTGGTGGCTCGTGCCGAATGGACGATTCCTCTACAGGTGAATGGAAAACTTCGGAGTAAGATTGTGGTTCCTGCCGGTTCGACACAAGAGCAGATCATTGCAGTCGCTCAGGCGGATCCTAAATTGGTGGAATGGTTGCAAGGCAAGGCTGCTCGCAAAATTATCTATGTGGAACAGAAGCTGGTGAATTTTGTCATCTAA